The Microbacterium sp. LWH7-1.2 genome window below encodes:
- a CDS encoding SDR family NAD(P)-dependent oxidoreductase, with protein sequence MSVSGRLVIIAGATSASGRIAARVLRDAGARVVAVGRDAGRLRDLLDSLETDAASLAGGTAGSVRTEVCDLGDETAVASLAERIHETDGPVDGVLHLVGGWRGGGGLAGQTDDDYRFLEGSLTALRHVSRAFDADLKASEAGRLAVVSSTAVARPVAGAANYAAVKAATEAWTRAVAQGFTKDARDSGGRPAAASVIFRVKSLDGLEEALAQRFADLWLADATEINDTIVELTDPSL encoded by the coding sequence ATGAGCGTCTCAGGCAGACTCGTGATCATCGCCGGCGCGACGAGCGCTTCCGGCCGCATCGCCGCACGCGTCCTCCGCGACGCGGGTGCGCGCGTCGTGGCTGTCGGCCGTGACGCCGGCAGACTTCGCGACCTTCTCGATTCACTCGAGACGGATGCTGCGTCCCTGGCCGGCGGCACAGCCGGAAGCGTCCGCACCGAGGTGTGCGACCTGGGTGACGAGACGGCGGTCGCCTCCCTCGCGGAGCGCATCCACGAGACCGACGGGCCCGTCGACGGCGTACTCCACCTCGTGGGCGGCTGGCGGGGTGGAGGGGGCCTAGCGGGCCAGACCGACGACGACTACCGCTTCCTCGAGGGATCGCTGACCGCGCTGCGCCACGTCAGCCGGGCGTTCGACGCCGACCTGAAGGCGTCCGAGGCGGGCCGCCTCGCGGTGGTGTCGTCCACCGCGGTGGCGCGCCCGGTCGCCGGTGCGGCGAACTACGCCGCGGTGAAGGCCGCGACCGAGGCGTGGACGCGCGCCGTGGCGCAGGGGTTCACGAAAGACGCCCGGGATTCCGGCGGACGGCCGGCCGCAGCATCCGTCATCTTCCGCGTGAAGAGCCTCGACGGACTCGAGGAGGCGCTTGCCCAGCGGTTCGCCGATCTGTGGCTCGCCGACGCGACCGAGATCAACGACACCATCGTCGAACTCACCGACCCTTCGCTGTGA
- a CDS encoding low specificity L-threonine aldolase, producing MTTIHDPNLRGFASDNYAGIHPEVLAAIAAANDGHQVAYGDDVYTERLQLVMARHFGEGVEAYPVFNGTGANVVGLQSMLPRWGAVVSAGTAHINVDEGGAPERVAGIKLLTVPTDDGKLTPELIDREAWGWGDEHRAQPLVVSITQSTELGTLYTVDEITAIAHHAHSLGMHVHMDGSRISNAAASLDVPLRAFTRDAGVDVLSFGGTKNGAMLGEAVVVLNPEASTGLKFLRKLDMQLASKMRFVSAQLLALLEGDLWLRNASHSNAMAQRLRAGIEAGLADGTISGVAFTQPTQANGVFATLPDGVADRLRTSFRFYDWDAAKNEVRWMCSFDTSENDIDAFLAAIARETSQT from the coding sequence GTGACCACGATCCATGACCCGAACCTGCGCGGTTTCGCCAGCGACAACTACGCCGGCATCCACCCCGAGGTGCTCGCGGCGATCGCCGCCGCCAACGACGGCCACCAGGTCGCCTACGGCGATGACGTCTACACCGAGCGGCTGCAGCTCGTCATGGCCCGTCACTTCGGCGAGGGCGTCGAGGCGTACCCGGTGTTCAACGGCACCGGCGCGAACGTGGTCGGGCTGCAGTCGATGCTCCCCCGCTGGGGCGCCGTCGTCTCGGCCGGCACCGCGCACATCAACGTCGACGAAGGCGGTGCGCCCGAACGGGTGGCCGGGATCAAGCTGCTCACCGTCCCGACGGACGACGGCAAGCTCACACCCGAGCTCATCGACCGCGAGGCGTGGGGCTGGGGCGACGAGCACCGCGCGCAGCCGCTGGTCGTGTCGATCACCCAGTCCACGGAACTCGGCACGCTGTACACGGTGGACGAGATCACCGCGATCGCCCACCATGCCCACAGCCTGGGCATGCACGTCCACATGGACGGCTCGCGCATCTCCAACGCCGCGGCATCGCTCGACGTGCCCCTCCGCGCCTTCACGCGCGATGCCGGGGTCGACGTGCTGAGCTTCGGCGGCACCAAGAACGGCGCGATGCTCGGCGAGGCCGTCGTGGTGCTGAACCCCGAGGCGTCGACGGGCCTCAAATTCCTCCGCAAGCTCGACATGCAGCTGGCCTCGAAGATGCGCTTCGTGTCGGCACAGCTCCTCGCCCTGCTCGAGGGCGACCTGTGGCTGCGCAACGCGTCGCACTCCAACGCGATGGCCCAGCGCCTGCGCGCGGGGATCGAAGCGGGGCTCGCCGACGGCACGATCTCGGGCGTCGCGTTCACGCAGCCGACGCAGGCGAACGGCGTCTTCGCCACCCTGCCCGACGGGGTCGCCGATCGCCTGCGCACCTCCTTCCGGTTCTACGACTGGGATGCCGCGAAGAACGAGGTCCGCTGGATGTGCAGCTTCGACACCTCCGAGAACGACATCGACGCCTTCCTGGCCGCCATCGCCCGGGAGACCTCGCAGACCTGA